The Sphingomonas donggukensis genomic interval CGATGGTCGCGGGCGGTGCGCGCCCGGCGATCCTGAACGCGGCGAACGAGGTCGCGGTGGCCGCATTCCTGGGCGGGCGCATCGGCTTCCTCGAAATTGCCGCAATCGTCGCCGATACGCTGGACGCCTATGATCCGGGTTCGCCGGACAGCCTGGATGCGGTGCTGGATGTCGATGCGGGGGCACGACGGATAGCGGCGGATCGTGTAGAGGGCGGCGTCGCTAGGATGAGTGCGTGATCGAAGCTCCCGGAATTCCCCTGACCGTCATCGCGTTCCTGCTGCTGCTGGGGCCGCTGGTGTTCATCCACGAGCTTGGCCATTATCTTGCCGGGCGCTGGTTCGGGGTGAAGGCGGACGAATTCTCGGTCGGCTTCGGGCGCGAGATCGCGGGCTTCACCGACCGGCGCGGCACGCGGTGGAAGTTCGGGTGGCTGCCGCTCGGCGGATATGTGAAGTTCGCCGGCGACATGAGCCCGGCGAGCCAGCCGACCGCCGACTGGTTGCAACTGCCCGCTGCCGAACGCGCGCGCACCTTTCAAGCGAAACCGCTGTGGCAGCGCGCGATTATCGTCGCCGCCGGGCCGTTCATCAATCTGGCGCTGGCGGTACTGATCCTCGCAGGCTTCGCGCTCGCCTATGGCCAGAGCACGACCCCGCCGGTGGTTGGCGCGATCGAGCCGAACAGCGCCGCGGCAAAGGCCGGGGTGCGCCCGGGCGATCGTATCGCCAGCATCGGCGGCACCGGCATCGAACGGTTCGACGAGCTGAAGATGTACGCGGCGCTGCGCCCGGGTGAGAGGGTCGCGCTGAACGTGGTCCGCGACGGAAGCGTGAACACGTTGCCGCTGACCATCGGCACGCTCAAGCAAGCGGATCGCTGGGGCAACGCCTATCAGATCGGTCGCATCGGCATCGGGCCCGCTGAACCGGTCTGGTCGAAGGTGTCGCTGGTCGAAGCTCCCGTGGTCGGCGTCCGGCGCACGGGCGAAATCATTTCGATGATGGTAGACACCATCGGCCAGGTCATCACCGGACGCCGTTCGGTCAAGGAAATGGGCGGGCCGCTGCGGATCGCTCAGGTGTCCGGACAGCAGCTGTCGCTCGGCTGGCCCGAGTTCGTTTCGCTGATCGCGATGATCTCGATTAACTTGGGGTTCATCAACCTGTTGCCAGTCCCGATCCTCGATGGGGGGCATCTGATGTTCTACGCGGTCGAGGCGGTGCGGCGCCGGCCGCTCGGTGTGCGGGCACAGGAATGGGCTTTTCGCGGCGGGCTCGCGGCGATCCTGGCGCTGATGCTGCTGGTGACGATCAACGATCTCGGCGCATTCGGGCTGTGGCGTGGCATCGCCGGCTTGATCGGCTGACCCGCATGGGGCAGGGCGTGGGCCGCGTGTTTATTAGTGTTTCTGATTTTCGTTGGGGTGGGATTTGGTGAACTCGATGAAGGCCTCGACG includes:
- a CDS encoding M50 family metallopeptidase, with translation MIEAPGIPLTVIAFLLLLGPLVFIHELGHYLAGRWFGVKADEFSVGFGREIAGFTDRRGTRWKFGWLPLGGYVKFAGDMSPASQPTADWLQLPAAERARTFQAKPLWQRAIIVAAGPFINLALAVLILAGFALAYGQSTTPPVVGAIEPNSAAAKAGVRPGDRIASIGGTGIERFDELKMYAALRPGERVALNVVRDGSVNTLPLTIGTLKQADRWGNAYQIGRIGIGPAEPVWSKVSLVEAPVVGVRRTGEIISMMVDTIGQVITGRRSVKEMGGPLRIAQVSGQQLSLGWPEFVSLIAMISINLGFINLLPVPILDGGHLMFYAVEAVRRRPLGVRAQEWAFRGGLAAILALMLLVTINDLGAFGLWRGIAGLIG